GAAAAGCTCATGGAGGTGTATCCGTATTTGGCGGAGTAGGTGAGCGTACTCGCGGGGGAAATGATCTTTATATGGAAATGATAGAATCCAGagtaattaatgaaaaaaatattgcGGAATCAAAAGTAGCTCTAGTCTACGGTCAAATGAATGAACCGCCCGGAGCTCGTATGAAAGTTGGTTTAACTGCCCCAACTATGGCAGAATATTTCCGAGATGTCAATGAGCAGGATGTCCTTCTATTTATCGACAATATCTTCCGTTTTGTCCAAGCCGGATCTGAAGTATTCGCCTTATTGGGCCGAATGCCTTCCGCTGTGGGTTATCAACCCACTCTGAGTACTGAAATGGGTACTTTACAAGAAAGAATTACTTCTACCAAAGAAGGGTCTATAACTTCTATTCAAGAAGTTTATGTACCTGCAAACGATTTGACCGATCCTACTCCTGCCATGACATTTGCACATTTGGATGCAACTACTGTACTATCAAGAGGATTAGGTGCCAAAGGTATTTATCCAGCAGTAGATCCTTTAGATTCAACGTCAACCATGCTCCAACTTCGGATCGTCGGTCAAGAACATTATGAAACTGCGCAAAGAGTTAAGCAAACGTTAGAACGTTACAAAGAACTTCAGGACATCATCGCTATTCTTGGGTTGGATGAATTATCCGAAGAGGATCGCTTAACCGTAGCAAGAGCACGAAAAATTGAACGTTTCTTATTACAACCTTTTTTCGTAGCAGAAGTATTTACCGGTTCCCCAGGGAAATATGTTGCTCTAGTAGAAACAATTAGAGGATTTCAATTGATTCTTTCTAGAGAATTAGATAGTCTTCCTGAACAAGCCTTTTATTTGGTGGGTATTATCGATGAAGCTACTGTGAAGGCTAAGAACATAACTTAGAAATGGAGAACTAATTCAAGAAATGACTTTAAATCTTTGTGTACTGACCCCCAATCGAATTGTTTGGGATTTAGAAGTGAAAAATCATGCGCCTATTGCCACAGCTTTAGATATAGGTATTTTGAGAGTACGCTTTAACGACCGATGGTTAACCATGCCTCTGATGGGCGGTTTTGCTAGAATAGGAAATAATGAGATCACTATTTTAGTAACTGATGCAGAAAGGGGTAGTGACATTAATCCACAAGAAGCCCAACAAACTCTTAAAATAGTAGAAGCTAACTTAAAGAAGGCTGAAGGAAAGAGACAAACAATTGAAGCAAATCTAGCTCTCCGGCGAGCTAGGACACGAGTAGAGGCTATCAATATGATCTCGTAACAAATTGGTGTagcaaaaaaatagaaaaaagatatAAAATGACAATAAAAAAATGGTGAGTAGAAAAACTTATTAGATGCCGGAATTAATGGTATCTAATAAGTTCTACTAATCCCTTACCTACTATTGGATTCGAACCAATGACTACTGTCGTATGAAAGCAATACTCTAACCCCTGAGTTAAGTAGGTCATTCATTTATCatcctaaataaaataaaaaagtagttGTCTATCATGGATTATAATATGTTATATTACTTATAAACAATACAAAGGAAATATAAATCAAAGAGATTGTATTATGTAATATTTATCTTGACAAGAATTTATTTATCGAATATGAAAAAATATGTATCAAATGCACAAGGGTTATAGCTCAGTTAGGTAGAGCACCTCGTTTACACATGCGCCAATGTTTTTTCATAGGAGTCCATCATGTAATTAAAAGATTTGATCTTCATTGATATGAGAAATCCATGTCTTACTCCATGAACAAAATAAGAGAACAATAGCCTGACAACGGAAAGGATTTAGTTAGACGTCAAATGGAATCCATAACGGATTTGAGATAGTGATAAGGTGAATACTTAATCTATTCAATGCTAGGCAATGAGTCTAGGGACCTCAAAAAAATTCTCTTTTCTTCCTGTCTTATGAACTTGAAGGTGTATGAAGTTTCATTTCCTATTTGATATTTTTCTTTAAGTAGGTTGATAGAGAGTCCATTTAACTTAAGTTGATCCAGGCCAGAAGCAGACCTACGTCAGGATAACCTTCTTCTTTGAAGAACTTTGGTAGTGCTCTTAGATTTTTATCTAAATAATAAATCAGAGCGCAGGGagtcatttcattttttttgtgtaaagaaaaaagatgatagACTAATTGATATTTCTATCTGTTAATGAAAAAGCCCAATGCAAAAAAATGCACGTTGGGTCTttaaaacaattcaaataattttgataataataGTTTGATCTGTTTTACCGAGAAGGTCTACGGTTCGAGTCCGTATAGCCCTAATATTACTAGCGATGCTACTCAGATTTATATTTATTATCTCATATCTGTCATTACAAATATATTAGTACTAATACTATATGTACAATATTAGTACTATATTGAATACTAAATACTCCATATTAGTAATACTACTATTATAAATATACTTTCAATACTTTTTGTAATAGAAAGAGTCAATCAAGTAATTTATATTGGAATAGATTCATAGTGGATAGAATAATATTAGTATACTCAGATAAGAATCTCCATTTTATTAGAAATAATGTAAACTTCATAAAATACAAAGCATTTCTATTTAGATTAGATTAATGAatctaatattttgaaaatttcaattCAAATCGACTAAGAATTAATATGAATCCAGTATATTTCCCCATTCATAGGAGTACATTTATGTTCTTGCTTCATTGAATTTGCTTCATTAATAGGATCGCGATTTGACTTTGATCGTTATGGACTGGTACCACGCTCTAGTCCTAGGCAGGCAGACCCCATTTTAACAGCGGGCATCGTAACTACGAAATTGGCTCCTTCTTTAGTTCGATTATATGAGCAAATGCCCGAACCAAAATATGTTATTGCTATGGGAGCCTGTACAATTACAGGAGGTATGTTCAGTACCGATTCTTATAGTATTGTTCGGGGGTGGATAAGCTAATTCCTGTGGATGTCTATTTGTCTAGTTGTCCACCTAAACCGGAAGCCGTTATAGATGCTATAACAAAACTTCTAAGAAAATATCTCGAGAAATATATGAAGATCAAATTAGTTATCAACGAGAGAATAGGTGTTTTACTACCAACCACAAATTTTATGTTGGACGCAGTACTCATACCGGCAATTATAATCAAGGATTATTCTATCAACCATCATCTATTTCAGAGATAACCTCTAATAgattttttcaatataaaaaagTTCAATATCCTCTGACGAACGAAAAAAGTGAATTAAACAAGGATCCTTTTGTACAAAATACAATAAGAAATAGCAAGCAAGTCAATCTTAAAAAATTTCATTGAAATGTAAATAAATGGTAAATACTTATACTAGTCTTATAAAAAACTCGGGAGAAGTAAAAAAATGCAAGGTAATTTGTCTGCTTGGCTAGTCAAAAACGGAATAGTTCATATATATTTGGGTTTTGATTACCAAGGAATAGAGACTTTACAAATAAATCCCAAGGATTGGCATTCGATGGCTGTTATTTTATATGTATATGGTTACAATTATCTACGTTCCCAATGTGCCTGTGATGTAGCACCAGGAGGATTATTAGCGAGTGTCTATCATCTTACGAGAATAGAGTATAGTCTAGATCAACCCGAAGAGGTATGCATAAAAATGTTTACCCCAAGGAAAATCCGAGAATTCCTTCTATTTTCTGGGTTTGGAAAAGTGCAGATTTTCAAGAAAGGGAATCTTATGATATGTTAGGAATCTATTATGAGAATCATCCGCGTCTGAAACGTATTTTAATGCTCGAAAGTTGGATAGGATGGCCTTTGCGTAAAGATTATATCGCACCCAATTTTTATGAAATACAAGATGCTCactaaatgataaaaataagaaAGTAATCTGAACTCCGACAACCCCAGATATTTAAGAAATATCTGTATGtacattttatttttcatttctatCTTATTCTGGATAATGATGGTATAAATAAGAAATATGATTATTAAGACCACTGATAAATATGTATCTATTCccccaatttttgaaaataaatatgggAATAGATACTGATCCACAATGAGTCGCCGGGAACCAGATTTGAACTGGTGACACGAGGATTTTCAGTCCTCTGCTCTACCGGATGAGCTATCCCAACCATTTTTGACGCACCATCCTCATTTTAAGAAATTACTTGAGTCTATGTCAACTCAATAAAAAAAGGGAATTGAATGGGCTTTTGGGGATAGAGGGACTTGAACCCTCACGATTTCTAAAGTCGACGGATTTTCctcttactaaaaatttcattGATGTCGCTATTAACATGTAGAATGGGACTCTATCTTTATTCTCGTCTGATTAATCAGTTATTCAAAAGATCCATCAGATTATGGTGGAGTGATAGATTTGATCAATGAAT
This Vicia villosa cultivar HV-30 ecotype Madison, WI unplaced genomic scaffold, Vvil1.0 ctg.002884F_1_1, whole genome shotgun sequence DNA region includes the following protein-coding sequences:
- the LOC131639999 gene encoding ATP synthase subunit beta, chloroplastic-like, which translates into the protein MTRTLAPSDTEVSGLENKHLGRITQIISLVLGVIFSPGKMHYIYKALIVQGRDRAGQQINVTCEVQQLLINNRIRVVAMSATYGLKRGMEVIDTGAALSVPVGGATLGRIFNILGEPIDNLGPVDTRTTSPIHRSAPAFIQLDTQLSIFETGIKVVDLLAPYRRGGKIGLFGGAGVGKTVLIMELINNIGKAHGGVSVFGGVGERTRGGNDLYMEMIESRVINEKNIAESKVALVYGQMNEPPGARMKVGLTAPTMAEYFRDVNEQDVLLFIDNIFRFVQAGSEVFALLGRMPSAVGYQPTLSTEMGTLQERITSTKEGSITSIQEVYVPANDLTDPTPAMTFAHLDATTVLSRGLGAKGIYPAVDPLDSTSTMLQLRIVGQEHYETAQRVKQTLERYKELQDIIAILGLDELSEEDRLTVARARKIERFLLQPFFVAEVFTGSPGKYVALVETIRGFQLILSRELDSLPEQAFYLVGIIDEATVKAKNIT